In Ruminiclostridium papyrosolvens DSM 2782, the following proteins share a genomic window:
- a CDS encoding stalk domain-containing protein, whose product MKKKITRKILAIFMVFTMMFSAANITVASAADEQMTLKYTDWFFNEDFTKVNIAGKWYPNYITITREDESIYNTGETNGNLRLSSTWTDYLTTPFLQKKYTVDEYYEREKADMGKFEFGSAAFFYPKKEVIYLNWMPWQDCIYKDHYIQAMKDNGKQEYLNVIGEDKNYNGLSAGIFEDKLSFEDAKAKYNIDRMPVYVFKSFLLKNYQEYYKLTDGEKIEFKNTEDKFASLDDLKKYINEKSKVTVTLQLQSKQMVINQAGISSNVILDTAPVAPKGTTLVPVRAITEAFGSTVEWNGTTQEVLITKDNTTIKLKIGSKTAYVNGKAVEMLEAAQTINGRTMVPLRFVSENMGYSVQWNAESQEIVINNK is encoded by the coding sequence ATGAAAAAGAAAATTACGAGAAAGATTCTGGCCATATTTATGGTCTTTACGATGATGTTTTCGGCTGCTAATATTACGGTTGCCAGTGCAGCAGATGAACAGATGACTCTAAAGTATACCGATTGGTTCTTCAATGAGGATTTTACAAAAGTCAATATTGCTGGGAAATGGTATCCGAACTATATAACAATTACCCGTGAGGATGAAAGTATTTACAATACTGGAGAAACTAATGGCAATTTGCGGCTCTCAAGTACATGGACTGATTATTTAACGACACCATTTCTGCAAAAGAAGTATACAGTAGATGAATACTATGAGAGAGAGAAGGCTGACATGGGCAAATTTGAATTTGGTTCGGCTGCTTTTTTCTATCCTAAAAAGGAAGTTATTTATCTCAATTGGATGCCATGGCAAGATTGTATTTATAAGGACCATTACATACAGGCTATGAAGGATAACGGAAAGCAAGAATACCTTAATGTAATTGGTGAAGATAAGAACTATAACGGATTATCTGCAGGAATCTTTGAGGATAAATTGAGCTTTGAGGATGCCAAAGCCAAATATAACATTGATAGAATGCCTGTTTATGTATTCAAAAGCTTCTTGCTTAAAAATTATCAAGAATATTATAAGCTAACAGATGGTGAAAAGATTGAGTTTAAAAATACCGAAGACAAGTTTGCTTCTTTAGATGATCTTAAAAAATACATTAATGAAAAATCGAAAGTTACAGTTACTTTGCAACTTCAAAGCAAGCAAATGGTAATTAACCAAGCGGGAATATCTTCAAATGTGATACTGGATACAGCTCCAGTAGCTCCAAAGGGTACAACTCTGGTTCCTGTCAGAGCTATTACCGAGGCCTTTGGCTCTACAGTGGAGTGGAACGGTACTACCCAGGAAGTGCTTATCACAAAAGACAATACCACCATTAAACTTAAGATTGGCTCTAAAACAGCCTATGTTAACGGGAAAGCTGTGGAAATGCTGGAAGCAGCACAGACCATCAATGGAAGAACCATGGTTCCTCTGCGGTTTGTTAGTGAAAACATG
- a CDS encoding DDE-type integrase/transposase/recombinase, whose translation MVTIIYQLLLIIQYQYKQICWLILFIARYIPLRQWAHDELHSPKYQKFLTDKLPIIIPFAKQDWQLWNEYYRLRYGKATKPVKPQKGKPHSVPSDTICPLCGAPHEYIYDNNGGRGQLKCKVCGQTFVNGKRVVSPLKLQCPYCGHALQPVKNRKHFRVHKCINSNCSYYKRNTKKIPKDTPPSDYWKYKLHYLYREFSVNFFDMDLSQLPKWATSFKYKKNSAYIMGLCLTYRVNLKLSLRQTVQALKDIHNIEISHTMVNSYAKTAAVIIKPFVDSYDYKPSNELAADETYIKIRGTKAYIWLIMDKVSRSILGYWVSMSRDAGPCILAMRMAFEKFKEFPGKALKFIADGYSAYPLAAQQFKIEKDWDVSVTQVIGLTNDDEVSKEHRPFKQIIERLNRTFKESYRVTCGYKADDGAVYSTTLWVAYYNFLRPHEKSCGKKPLNQVELLEGADNMPGKWQLLIYLGQQVILKQQTSVVSAVQVE comes from the coding sequence ATGGTTACAATTATATACCAATTGCTGTTAATTATTCAATACCAGTACAAACAAATTTGCTGGCTAATTCTTTTTATTGCAAGATACATTCCGCTAAGGCAATGGGCACACGATGAACTTCATAGCCCAAAGTATCAGAAGTTTCTAACTGACAAGCTCCCCATCATTATACCCTTTGCCAAGCAGGACTGGCAGCTCTGGAATGAGTACTATCGTCTTCGCTATGGAAAGGCCACAAAGCCTGTGAAACCCCAAAAGGGTAAACCCCATAGTGTTCCAAGTGATACCATTTGCCCTCTCTGCGGAGCTCCGCATGAATACATCTACGACAACAACGGCGGTCGTGGTCAGTTAAAATGCAAGGTTTGCGGTCAGACATTCGTCAATGGCAAAAGGGTCGTTTCCCCATTAAAACTCCAGTGTCCCTACTGTGGTCATGCTCTCCAACCGGTCAAGAATCGTAAGCATTTCCGTGTCCACAAATGCATCAATAGCAACTGCTCATATTACAAGCGAAACACCAAGAAGATACCCAAGGATACTCCGCCATCTGACTACTGGAAGTACAAGCTCCACTACCTCTATCGGGAGTTCTCTGTCAACTTCTTCGACATGGACTTGAGCCAGCTCCCTAAGTGGGCAACTTCCTTCAAGTATAAGAAGAACAGCGCCTATATCATGGGGTTGTGCCTAACATATCGAGTAAACTTAAAGCTATCCCTTCGCCAGACCGTACAGGCCTTAAAGGATATACACAACATTGAGATATCCCATACCATGGTTAACTCCTATGCTAAAACTGCTGCCGTTATCATAAAGCCTTTTGTGGACTCATATGACTACAAACCTTCAAACGAACTGGCTGCTGACGAAACCTATATCAAAATCCGAGGCACAAAAGCCTACATATGGCTTATCATGGATAAAGTATCACGCTCCATACTTGGCTACTGGGTGTCGATGTCCCGTGATGCCGGTCCCTGCATCCTTGCCATGCGCATGGCCTTTGAGAAGTTCAAAGAGTTTCCAGGCAAGGCTTTGAAATTTATAGCCGATGGCTACAGCGCCTATCCTTTAGCCGCACAGCAGTTCAAGATCGAAAAGGACTGGGACGTGTCCGTCACCCAGGTCATAGGGCTTACCAATGACGATGAGGTTTCCAAGGAACACCGCCCATTCAAGCAGATCATTGAACGCCTGAATCGCACCTTTAAGGAATCCTACCGTGTCACTTGTGGCTACAAGGCTGACGATGGCGCTGTATACAGCACCACTCTTTGGGTTGCCTACTACAATTTCCTACGCCCCCATGAGAAATCCTGTGGTAAGAAGCCGCTCAATCAGGTGGAGCTTCTGGAAGGCGCAGATAACATGCCTGGCAAGTGGCAACTTCTTATTTACCTTGGACAACAGGTAATTCTTAAACAACAAACATCCGTAGTCTCCGCTGTTCAGGTGGAATAA